In Malus sylvestris chromosome 16, drMalSylv7.2, whole genome shotgun sequence, the following are encoded in one genomic region:
- the LOC126607241 gene encoding nuclear pore complex protein NUP155-like isoform X2: MPWEDEIVMRDVTHAGLVVGDRIGREVASQLDLEEALEASRYASHPYSTHPREWPPLVEVVDNWELPLVLIERYNAAGGEGNSLCGIFPEIRRAWASVDSSLFLWRVDKWDGQCPEYSGEDQAICAVGLAKSKPGVFIEAIQYLLILATPVELNLVGVCCSGGADGTDPYAEVSLQPLPEYTVPSDGITMTCITCTDKGRIFLAGRDGHIYELHYTTGSGWQKRCRKVCLTAGIGSVISRWVVPNVFKFGAVDPIVEMVFDNERHILYARTEEMKLQVYIVGQNADGPLKKVAEERNLINQRDQYGGRQSTGPRSSNRLTKSSIVCISPLSTLESKSLHLVAVLSDGRRMYLTTSPSSGNLGGFNTNHYKPTCLKVVTTRPSPPLGVSGGLAFGSMSLAGRSQNDDLSLKVEAGHYCAGTLVLSDSSPATTSSLLIVSRDSTAQSTGLSTSGISSRSSRALRESVSSLPVEGRMLSVADVFPLPDTATTVLSLYSEIEYGGYEGLDESCEKVSGKLWARGDLSIQHILPRRRVVVFSTMGMMEIVFNRPVDILRRLFEANTPRSILEEFFNRFGASEAAAMCLMLAARIVHSETLVSNVVAQKAAEAFEDPRLVGMPQLGGSSALSSTRTTAGGFSMGQVVQEAEPVFSGAHEGLCLCAARLLFPLWELPVMVIKGGLGSADTMSEDGLVVCRLSLEAMQVLENKIRSLENFLRSRRSQRRGLYGCVAGLGDLTGSILYGAGSELGGGDRGMVRNLFGAYSRNTEFSEGGMSNKRQRLPYSPAELAAMEVRAMECIRQLILRSSEALFLLQLLSQHHVTRLVQGLEANTRHKLIGMTFHQLVCSEEGDHLVTRLISALVEYYTSPDGRGPVDDISGRLREGCPSYYKESDYKFFLAVECLERAAVTPDPEKESLAREAFNFLSKVPESADLRTVCKRFEDLRFYEAVVRLPLQKAQALDPAGDAFNDQIDAAVREHALAQREQCYEIVISALRSLKGEPSQREFGSPLRPAARSVLDQVSRNKYISQIVQLGIQSPDRLFHEYLYHAMIDLGLENALLEYGGPDLVPFLESAISGVTLAGSPIGHSGTSIPSHQAKYSELLARYYVLKRQHLLAARVLLRLAERRSNDTVDVPALDQRYHYLSNAVLQAKNASNNDGMICLEMLYFAYDSGDADSSIVRETWARLIDQALSRGGIAEACAVLKRVGSHIYPGDGAGLPLDTLCLHLEKAAMDRLESGVESVGDEDVARALLAACKGATEPVLNTYDQLLTSGAILPSPNLRLRLLRSVLVVLREWAMSVFAQRMGTSATGASLIFGGTFSMEQTAVLNQGVRDKISGAANRYMTEVRRLALPQSQTEAVYHGFRELEESLISPFSFDRF, encoded by the exons ATGCCCTGGGAGGATGAAATCGTTATGCGCGATGTCACCCATGCGGGCCTCGTCGTCGGCGACCGCATTGGCCGTGAAGTCGCGTCGCAGCTCGATCTTGAAGAAGCCCTAGAAGCTTCCCGATACGCCAGTCACCCCTATTCTACTCATCCCAGAGAG TGGCCACCTTTGGTTGAGGTGGTGGATAATTGGGAGTTGCCTCTGGTACTTATTGAAAGATACAATGCAGCTGGTGGGGAAGGAAATTCATTATGTGGGATATTTCCCGAGATTCGTAGGGCATGGGCATCAGTAGATAGCTCCTTGTTTCTCTGGCGTGTCGACAAGTG GGATGGACAATGTCCGGAATATAGTGGGGAGGATCAAGCTATTTGTGCTGTTGGCCTTGCTAAATCTAAACCTGGTGTTTTCATTGAAGCTATTCAGTATCTTTTGATTTTAGCAACCCCTGTTGAG TTAAATCTTGTAGGAGTATGTTGCTCTGGAGGGGCTGATGGCACAGATCCATATGCAGAGGTCTCACTACAGCCATTGCCAGAGTATACAGTACCATCTGACGGAATCACAATGACATGTATCACGTGTACTGACAAGGGTCGTATTTTCCTTGCTGGGCGCGATGGGCACATTTATGAGCTACATTATACGACTGGATCAGGCTGGCAAAAGCGTTGTCGGAAAGTTTGTCTGACTGCTGGTATAGGAAGTGTTATTTCAAG atgggTAGTACCTAATGTTTTTAAGTTTGGAGCTGTTGACCCCATTGTTGAAATGGTTTTTGATAATGAAAGACACATCCTGTATGCACGGACTGAAGAAATGAAACTTCAGGTGTATATTGTGGGGCAAAATGCTGATGGGCCATTGAAGAAAGTGGCAGAAGAAAGGAATCTGATAAATCAGAGGGATCAATATGGGGGTAGACAATCAACTGGACCTAGAAGTTCAAATCGATTGACAAAGTCATCAATAGTCTGCATATCACCATTGTCTACACTGGAATCCAAGTCTCTACACCTTGTTGCTGTTTTGTCAGATGGCAGAAGGATGTATCTTACCACTTCTCCATCTAGTGGTAATCTTGGTGGGTTCAATACAAACCATTATAAACCTACATGTTTAAAAGTTGTGACGACAAGGCCTTCTCCTCCGCTAGGGGTCAGTGGTGGACTTGCCTTTGGAAGCATGTCTCTTGCGGGTAGATCTCAGAACGATGATCTCTCCCTAAAGGTTGAGGCAGGACATTATTGTGCTGGTACTCTTGTCCTTTCTGATTCATCTCCAGCAACCACATCTTCTCTTCTCATTGTGAGCCGCGATTCAACCGCACAGTCAACTGGGTTAAGTACTTCAGGGATAAGTTCAAGGAGTTCTCGGGCATTGCGGGAATCCGTATCTTCTTTACCAGTTGAAGGACGAATGCTTTCTGTAGCAGATGTTTTCCCCTTGCCTGATACTGCAACAACTGTACTGTCCCTATATTCAGAAATCGAATACGGTGGATATGAAGGCTTGGATGAGTCCTGTGAAAAGGTATCTGGAAAGCTTTGGGCCAGAGGAGACCTTTCAATCCAACATATATTGCCAAGGAGGCGTGTTGTTGTTTTCAGTACTATGGGAATGATGGAAATAGTTTTCAATCGACCTGTGGACATTCTGAGGAGGTTGTTTGAGGCCAACACCCCCAGGTCAATCTTAGAAGAATTCTTCAATCGTTTTGGAGCTAGTGAGGCTGCTGCAATGTGTCTAATGCTTGCAGCTAGGATAGTACATTCAGAAACTCTTGTAAGCAATGTTGTTGCACAGAAGGCGGCTGAAGCTTTTGAAGACCCAAGATTAGTTGGGATGCCACAACTTGGGGGTAGCAGTGCATTATCTAGTACTAGAACAACTGCTGGGGGATTCAGCATGGGGCAAGTTGTTCAGGAGGCTGAGCCTGTGTTTTCAGGTGCACATGAAGGGCTCTGTTTGTGCGCTGCAAGGTTGCTATTTCCTCTGTGGGAACTTCCTGTCATGGTTATAAAGGGTGGTTTAGGTTCTGCAGATACTATGTCAGAAGATGGGTTAGTCGTATGCAGACTGTCTCTTGAGGCTATGCAAGTCCTTGAAAACAAGATTCGTTCGCTAGAGAATTTTTTGAGGTCCAGAAGGAGCCAAAGGAGGGGACTTTATGGTTGTGTTGCTGGTTTAGGAGATCTGACTGGTTCTATTCTTTATGGAGCTGGTTCAGAATTAGGTGGTGGTGACCGTGGTATGGTGAGGAACTTATTCGGTGCTTACTCAAGGAACACTGAGTTCAGTGAAGGTGGTATGTCTAATAAAAGGCAGAGATTACCATATAGTCCTGCTGAACTAGCAGCAATGGAG GTGAGGGCAATGGAATGCATCAGGCAGTTAATTCTTAGATCCAGTGAAGCCCTGTTTCTGCTCCAGCTTCTTTCACAGCACCATGTCACACGCCTGGTTCAGGGGCTTGAAGCTAACACAAGACATAAATTAATTGGAATGACATTTCATCAGTTAGTTTGTTCGGAGGAAGGTGACCACCTTGTGACAAGGCTAATATCTGCACTTGTGGAG TATTATACCAGTCCTGATGGCAGGGGGCCAGTAGATGATATTAGTGGGAGATTACGGGAAGGCTGTCCAAGCTATTATAAGGAGtctgattacaagttttttctAGCTGTGGAGTGTCTTGAGAGAGCTGCTGTAACTCCAGATCCTGAGAAGGAGAGTCTTGCTAGAGAAgccttcaatttcttaagtaaAGTTCCAGAATCTGCTGATTTGCGAACTGTTTGCAAACGGTTTGAGGATTTGAG GTTTTATGAAGCAGTGGTTCGCTTGCCTTTACAAAAGGCACAGGCTCTTGACCCAGCTGGTGATGCTTTTAATGACCAAATTGATGCAGCAGTTAGAGAGCATGCACTTGCTCAACGTGAACAGTGCTATGAGATTGTCATCAGTGCATTGCGTTCTCTGAAAGGCGAGCCTTCTCAGAGGGAGTTTGGTTCTCCTTTGAGGCCTGCTGCACGATCTGTCCTTGATCAGGTCTCTCGGAACAAATATATTTCCCAGATTGTTCAGCTGGGCATTCAGTCCCCTGACAGATTATTTCACGAGTATTTATATCATGCTATGATTGATTTGGGCCTTGAAAATGCATTGTTGGAGTATGGAGGTCCTGATTTGGTGCCATTTCTAGAAAGTGCTATTTCTGGGGTAACATTGGCCGGTTCTCCAATTGGTCACTCAGGAACAAGCATCCCATCCCATCAAGCCAAATATTCTGAACTGTTGGCACGGTATTATGTCTTGAAGAGGCAGCATCTGCTTGCAGCTCGTGTATTACTGAGACTGGCAGAGAGGCGCTCAAATGACACGGTGGATGTTCCCGCTCTAGATCAGAG GTATCATTACCTAAGTAATGCAGTCCTACAGGCAAAAAATGCAAGTAACAATGATGGCATG ATATGTCTAGAAATGCTATACTTTGCATACGATTCTGGTGATGCCGATAGTAGCATCGTACGGGAGACTTGGGCTAGATTGATTGATCAAGCTCTTTCAAGGGGTGGCATTGCTGAAGCTTGTGCAGTTTTGAAGAGAGTTGGTTCTCACATTTATCCTGGAGATGGAGCTGGTTTACCCTTAGACACATTGTGTCTACACCTCGAGAAAGCTGCAATG GATCGACTGGAATCAGGGGTTGAATCGGTTGGGGATGAAGATGTGGCAAGGGCTCTTCTTGCTGCATGCAAGGGTGCAACTGAGCCTGTATTGAACACTTATGACCAACTGTTGACGAGTGGTGCTATTTTGCCTTCACCAAACCTTAGGTTACGCCTTCTCCGATCAGTGCTAGTAGTACTCCGAGAGTGGGCAATGTCTGTGTTTGCACAGAGAATGGGTACTAGTGCTACTGGAGCTTCGTTAATTTTTGGTGGAACTTTTTCGATGGAGCAAACCGCAGTCCTCAACCAAGGGGTTCGAGATAAGATCTCAGGTGCAGCAAACAG GTATATGACGGAGGTACGAAGGTTGGCCCTTCCACAAAGCCAGACTGAAGCTGTTTACCATGGCTTTCGAGAACTCGAAGAATCGCTGATAAGTCCCTTTTCTTTTGATCGGTTTTGA
- the LOC126607241 gene encoding nuclear pore complex protein NUP155-like isoform X1 codes for MPWEDEIVMRDVTHAGLVVGDRIGREVASQLDLEEALEASRYASHPYSTHPREWPPLVEVVDNWELPLVLIERYNAAGGEGNSLCGIFPEIRRAWASVDSSLFLWRVDKWDGQCPEYSGEDQAICAVGLAKSKPGVFIEAIQYLLILATPVELNLVGVCCSGGADGTDPYAEVSLQPLPEYTVPSDGITMTCITCTDKGRIFLAGRDGHIYELHYTTGSGWQKRCRKVCLTAGIGSVISRWVVPNVFKFGAVDPIVEMVFDNERHILYARTEEMKLQVYIVGQNADGPLKKVAEERNLINQRDQYGGRQSTGPRSSNRLTKSSIVCISPLSTLESKSLHLVAVLSDGRRMYLTTSPSSGNLGGFNTNHYKPTCLKVVTTRPSPPLGVSGGLAFGSMSLAGRSQNDDLSLKVEAGHYCAGTLVLSDSSPATTSSLLIVSRDSTAQSTGLSTSGISSRSSRALRESVSSLPVEGRMLSVADVFPLPDTATTVLSLYSEIEYGGYEGLDESCEKVSGKLWARGDLSIQHILPRRRVVVFSTMGMMEIVFNRPVDILRRLFEANTPRSILEEFFNRFGASEAAAMCLMLAARIVHSETLVSNVVAQKAAEAFEDPRLVGMPQLGGSSALSSTRTTAGGFSMGQVVQEAEPVFSGAHEGLCLCAARLLFPLWELPVMVIKGGLGSADTMSEDGLVVCRLSLEAMQVLENKIRSLENFLRSRRSQRRGLYGCVAGLGDLTGSILYGAGSELGGGDRGMVRNLFGAYSRNTEFSEGGMSNKRQRLPYSPAELAAMEVRAMECIRQLILRSSEALFLLQLLSQHHVTRLVQGLEANTRHKLIGMTFHQLVCSEEGDHLVTRLISALVEYYTSPDGRGPVDDISGRLREGCPSYYKESDYKFFLAVECLERAAVTPDPEKESLAREAFNFLSKVPESADLRTVCKRFEDLRFYEAVVRLPLQKAQALDPAGDAFNDQIDAAVREHALAQREQCYEIVISALRSLKGEPSQREFGSPLRPAARSVLDQVSRNKYISQIVQLGIQSPDRLFHEYLYHAMIDLGLENALLEYGGPDLVPFLESAISGVTLAGSPIGHSGTSIPSHQAKYSELLARYYVLKRQHLLAARVLLRLAERRSNDTVDVPALDQRYHYLSNAVLQAKNASNNDGMVGSARSAYDDGLLDLLEGKLSVLRFQIKIKEELEAFASRIEALPDALEPVQSGTSGDANLAIIAREKAKELSLDLKNITQLYNEYALPFEFWEICLEMLYFAYDSGDADSSIVRETWARLIDQALSRGGIAEACAVLKRVGSHIYPGDGAGLPLDTLCLHLEKAAMDRLESGVESVGDEDVARALLAACKGATEPVLNTYDQLLTSGAILPSPNLRLRLLRSVLVVLREWAMSVFAQRMGTSATGASLIFGGTFSMEQTAVLNQGVRDKISGAANRYMTEVRRLALPQSQTEAVYHGFRELEESLISPFSFDRF; via the exons ATGCCCTGGGAGGATGAAATCGTTATGCGCGATGTCACCCATGCGGGCCTCGTCGTCGGCGACCGCATTGGCCGTGAAGTCGCGTCGCAGCTCGATCTTGAAGAAGCCCTAGAAGCTTCCCGATACGCCAGTCACCCCTATTCTACTCATCCCAGAGAG TGGCCACCTTTGGTTGAGGTGGTGGATAATTGGGAGTTGCCTCTGGTACTTATTGAAAGATACAATGCAGCTGGTGGGGAAGGAAATTCATTATGTGGGATATTTCCCGAGATTCGTAGGGCATGGGCATCAGTAGATAGCTCCTTGTTTCTCTGGCGTGTCGACAAGTG GGATGGACAATGTCCGGAATATAGTGGGGAGGATCAAGCTATTTGTGCTGTTGGCCTTGCTAAATCTAAACCTGGTGTTTTCATTGAAGCTATTCAGTATCTTTTGATTTTAGCAACCCCTGTTGAG TTAAATCTTGTAGGAGTATGTTGCTCTGGAGGGGCTGATGGCACAGATCCATATGCAGAGGTCTCACTACAGCCATTGCCAGAGTATACAGTACCATCTGACGGAATCACAATGACATGTATCACGTGTACTGACAAGGGTCGTATTTTCCTTGCTGGGCGCGATGGGCACATTTATGAGCTACATTATACGACTGGATCAGGCTGGCAAAAGCGTTGTCGGAAAGTTTGTCTGACTGCTGGTATAGGAAGTGTTATTTCAAG atgggTAGTACCTAATGTTTTTAAGTTTGGAGCTGTTGACCCCATTGTTGAAATGGTTTTTGATAATGAAAGACACATCCTGTATGCACGGACTGAAGAAATGAAACTTCAGGTGTATATTGTGGGGCAAAATGCTGATGGGCCATTGAAGAAAGTGGCAGAAGAAAGGAATCTGATAAATCAGAGGGATCAATATGGGGGTAGACAATCAACTGGACCTAGAAGTTCAAATCGATTGACAAAGTCATCAATAGTCTGCATATCACCATTGTCTACACTGGAATCCAAGTCTCTACACCTTGTTGCTGTTTTGTCAGATGGCAGAAGGATGTATCTTACCACTTCTCCATCTAGTGGTAATCTTGGTGGGTTCAATACAAACCATTATAAACCTACATGTTTAAAAGTTGTGACGACAAGGCCTTCTCCTCCGCTAGGGGTCAGTGGTGGACTTGCCTTTGGAAGCATGTCTCTTGCGGGTAGATCTCAGAACGATGATCTCTCCCTAAAGGTTGAGGCAGGACATTATTGTGCTGGTACTCTTGTCCTTTCTGATTCATCTCCAGCAACCACATCTTCTCTTCTCATTGTGAGCCGCGATTCAACCGCACAGTCAACTGGGTTAAGTACTTCAGGGATAAGTTCAAGGAGTTCTCGGGCATTGCGGGAATCCGTATCTTCTTTACCAGTTGAAGGACGAATGCTTTCTGTAGCAGATGTTTTCCCCTTGCCTGATACTGCAACAACTGTACTGTCCCTATATTCAGAAATCGAATACGGTGGATATGAAGGCTTGGATGAGTCCTGTGAAAAGGTATCTGGAAAGCTTTGGGCCAGAGGAGACCTTTCAATCCAACATATATTGCCAAGGAGGCGTGTTGTTGTTTTCAGTACTATGGGAATGATGGAAATAGTTTTCAATCGACCTGTGGACATTCTGAGGAGGTTGTTTGAGGCCAACACCCCCAGGTCAATCTTAGAAGAATTCTTCAATCGTTTTGGAGCTAGTGAGGCTGCTGCAATGTGTCTAATGCTTGCAGCTAGGATAGTACATTCAGAAACTCTTGTAAGCAATGTTGTTGCACAGAAGGCGGCTGAAGCTTTTGAAGACCCAAGATTAGTTGGGATGCCACAACTTGGGGGTAGCAGTGCATTATCTAGTACTAGAACAACTGCTGGGGGATTCAGCATGGGGCAAGTTGTTCAGGAGGCTGAGCCTGTGTTTTCAGGTGCACATGAAGGGCTCTGTTTGTGCGCTGCAAGGTTGCTATTTCCTCTGTGGGAACTTCCTGTCATGGTTATAAAGGGTGGTTTAGGTTCTGCAGATACTATGTCAGAAGATGGGTTAGTCGTATGCAGACTGTCTCTTGAGGCTATGCAAGTCCTTGAAAACAAGATTCGTTCGCTAGAGAATTTTTTGAGGTCCAGAAGGAGCCAAAGGAGGGGACTTTATGGTTGTGTTGCTGGTTTAGGAGATCTGACTGGTTCTATTCTTTATGGAGCTGGTTCAGAATTAGGTGGTGGTGACCGTGGTATGGTGAGGAACTTATTCGGTGCTTACTCAAGGAACACTGAGTTCAGTGAAGGTGGTATGTCTAATAAAAGGCAGAGATTACCATATAGTCCTGCTGAACTAGCAGCAATGGAG GTGAGGGCAATGGAATGCATCAGGCAGTTAATTCTTAGATCCAGTGAAGCCCTGTTTCTGCTCCAGCTTCTTTCACAGCACCATGTCACACGCCTGGTTCAGGGGCTTGAAGCTAACACAAGACATAAATTAATTGGAATGACATTTCATCAGTTAGTTTGTTCGGAGGAAGGTGACCACCTTGTGACAAGGCTAATATCTGCACTTGTGGAG TATTATACCAGTCCTGATGGCAGGGGGCCAGTAGATGATATTAGTGGGAGATTACGGGAAGGCTGTCCAAGCTATTATAAGGAGtctgattacaagttttttctAGCTGTGGAGTGTCTTGAGAGAGCTGCTGTAACTCCAGATCCTGAGAAGGAGAGTCTTGCTAGAGAAgccttcaatttcttaagtaaAGTTCCAGAATCTGCTGATTTGCGAACTGTTTGCAAACGGTTTGAGGATTTGAG GTTTTATGAAGCAGTGGTTCGCTTGCCTTTACAAAAGGCACAGGCTCTTGACCCAGCTGGTGATGCTTTTAATGACCAAATTGATGCAGCAGTTAGAGAGCATGCACTTGCTCAACGTGAACAGTGCTATGAGATTGTCATCAGTGCATTGCGTTCTCTGAAAGGCGAGCCTTCTCAGAGGGAGTTTGGTTCTCCTTTGAGGCCTGCTGCACGATCTGTCCTTGATCAGGTCTCTCGGAACAAATATATTTCCCAGATTGTTCAGCTGGGCATTCAGTCCCCTGACAGATTATTTCACGAGTATTTATATCATGCTATGATTGATTTGGGCCTTGAAAATGCATTGTTGGAGTATGGAGGTCCTGATTTGGTGCCATTTCTAGAAAGTGCTATTTCTGGGGTAACATTGGCCGGTTCTCCAATTGGTCACTCAGGAACAAGCATCCCATCCCATCAAGCCAAATATTCTGAACTGTTGGCACGGTATTATGTCTTGAAGAGGCAGCATCTGCTTGCAGCTCGTGTATTACTGAGACTGGCAGAGAGGCGCTCAAATGACACGGTGGATGTTCCCGCTCTAGATCAGAG GTATCATTACCTAAGTAATGCAGTCCTACAGGCAAAAAATGCAAGTAACAATGATGGCATGGTAGGTTCTGCTCGAAGTGCTTATGATGATGGGTTGTTAGATTTGTTGGAAGGAAAGCTTTCTGTCCTTCGTTTTCAGATAAAGATCAAGGAGGAACTTGAGGCTTTTGCTTCCAGGATAGAAGCTTTGCCTGATGCATTGGAGCCTGTCCAAAGCGGAACTTCTGGTGATGCCAATCTTGCAATTATTGCACGAGAAAAGGCCAAGGAGCTATCATTAGATTTAAAGAATATAACTCAGCTCTACAATGAATACGCTCttccatttgaattttgggAG ATATGTCTAGAAATGCTATACTTTGCATACGATTCTGGTGATGCCGATAGTAGCATCGTACGGGAGACTTGGGCTAGATTGATTGATCAAGCTCTTTCAAGGGGTGGCATTGCTGAAGCTTGTGCAGTTTTGAAGAGAGTTGGTTCTCACATTTATCCTGGAGATGGAGCTGGTTTACCCTTAGACACATTGTGTCTACACCTCGAGAAAGCTGCAATG GATCGACTGGAATCAGGGGTTGAATCGGTTGGGGATGAAGATGTGGCAAGGGCTCTTCTTGCTGCATGCAAGGGTGCAACTGAGCCTGTATTGAACACTTATGACCAACTGTTGACGAGTGGTGCTATTTTGCCTTCACCAAACCTTAGGTTACGCCTTCTCCGATCAGTGCTAGTAGTACTCCGAGAGTGGGCAATGTCTGTGTTTGCACAGAGAATGGGTACTAGTGCTACTGGAGCTTCGTTAATTTTTGGTGGAACTTTTTCGATGGAGCAAACCGCAGTCCTCAACCAAGGGGTTCGAGATAAGATCTCAGGTGCAGCAAACAG GTATATGACGGAGGTACGAAGGTTGGCCCTTCCACAAAGCCAGACTGAAGCTGTTTACCATGGCTTTCGAGAACTCGAAGAATCGCTGATAAGTCCCTTTTCTTTTGATCGGTTTTGA